One Deltaproteobacteria bacterium genomic window carries:
- the tolA gene encoding cell envelope integrity protein TolA, with amino-acid sequence MSRHDPVILHRAEWDSGLFWMVLLSALAHLGGVLVIALLPGRFTLRPRPVTAYVVDLVNSDQLAGTNVIPGSKGKLEAPPKVEPPPPPPKEEVKPPEPPPKEEVKQVEPPPPPKPEPKKEEAKPVEEKVVAVAVATQPKAAEPTHTPIAQAKADTSKAKVEAVKAKPEAKAAPVAVVSTPAKKAPSTPAPSKEAIAARLRDEQLAKAIERVKSEGVQGGGTTKGGDKSGGGPISVGPGKGPGAGQLMGLEFVLYQSQVRARLKEAWAWAGANPNLEAMVRFRVGEDGEISDIRITKSSGDASYDTSVIRAVRAVSPLPAPPAAYRKELSDLETTFTPEDASKE; translated from the coding sequence GTGAGCCGCCACGACCCGGTCATCTTGCACCGTGCAGAGTGGGACAGCGGCCTGTTCTGGATGGTGCTGTTGTCGGCACTCGCACATCTCGGCGGGGTACTGGTGATCGCATTGCTGCCGGGCCGCTTTACGTTGCGACCGCGGCCCGTGACGGCGTACGTCGTCGATCTCGTCAACTCCGATCAACTCGCAGGCACCAATGTGATTCCCGGCAGCAAGGGCAAACTCGAAGCGCCGCCGAAGGTGGAGCCGCCACCTCCGCCACCCAAGGAAGAAGTGAAGCCTCCTGAGCCTCCGCCGAAGGAAGAAGTGAAGCAGGTCGAACCGCCGCCTCCACCGAAGCCGGAGCCAAAGAAGGAAGAGGCGAAGCCGGTGGAAGAGAAGGTCGTCGCAGTGGCGGTGGCGACGCAACCGAAAGCGGCGGAGCCGACTCACACACCGATCGCGCAAGCCAAAGCTGATACGTCGAAGGCAAAAGTGGAGGCGGTGAAGGCGAAACCGGAAGCGAAAGCCGCACCGGTCGCGGTCGTGTCCACGCCGGCGAAGAAAGCGCCGAGCACGCCGGCACCGAGCAAGGAGGCAATCGCCGCGCGCTTGCGCGACGAGCAACTCGCCAAAGCGATCGAGCGGGTGAAGAGCGAAGGCGTTCAAGGTGGCGGCACGACGAAAGGCGGAGACAAGTCCGGCGGCGGACCAATTTCGGTCGGGCCAGGCAAGGGGCCGGGCGCGGGCCAGCTCATGGGACTGGAGTTTGTCCTCTATCAGAGCCAGGTTCGTGCGCGGTTGAAGGAAGCATGGGCATGGGCGGGCGCGAATCCGAATCTCGAGGCCATGGTGCGCTTTCGTGTTGGCGAGGACGGCGAGATTTCCGACATCCGCATTACCAAGTCGAGCGGTGATGCGAGTTACGATACATCCGTGATCCGTGCGGTCCGCGCCGTGAGTCCGCTGCCCGCACCGCCAGCGGCGTATCGCAAGGAGCTTTCTGATCTCGAAACCACGTTCACGCCAGAAGATGCCAGCAAGGAGTGA
- the gap gene encoding type I glyceraldehyde-3-phosphate dehydrogenase, whose product MGIKIGINGFGRIGRNVFRAALDDPNLEFVAVNDITDAKTLAHLLKYDSVHGRLNQTVEADKDTLIVGGRRVRVLAERDPGKLPWKDLGVDIAIESTGLFTAREKAALHLSAGAKKVIISAPAKGADLTLCYGVNHTAYKKDAHHVISNASCTTNCLAPVAKVLHETFGIRRGLMTTVHAYTNDQRILDLPHEDLRRARAAALSMIPTTTGAAKAVGEVLPELKGKLDGMAIRVPTPNVSVVDLSAELNKPASEAEINTAMQQAAAGPLKGVLQYCDEPLVSIDFNGNPHSSIFDALSTKVMDGNFIKVLSWYDNEWGFSRRMCDVARLIGSSL is encoded by the coding sequence ATGGGCATCAAGATCGGCATCAATGGCTTCGGACGCATCGGCCGCAATGTCTTTCGCGCCGCGCTCGATGATCCCAATCTCGAGTTCGTCGCGGTCAACGACATCACCGACGCCAAGACCCTCGCGCACTTGCTCAAGTACGACTCGGTCCACGGCCGCTTGAACCAAACCGTCGAGGCCGACAAGGACACGCTCATCGTCGGCGGCCGTCGCGTCCGCGTGCTCGCGGAACGCGATCCGGGTAAGCTGCCGTGGAAGGATCTCGGCGTCGACATCGCGATCGAATCGACCGGTCTGTTCACCGCCCGCGAGAAGGCTGCGTTACATCTGAGCGCTGGGGCGAAGAAGGTGATCATCTCCGCACCTGCGAAGGGGGCCGACCTCACGCTCTGCTACGGCGTGAATCACACGGCGTACAAGAAGGACGCGCATCACGTTATCTCCAACGCCTCGTGCACCACCAACTGCCTCGCGCCCGTCGCCAAGGTGCTGCACGAGACCTTCGGCATCAGGCGCGGTCTGATGACCACCGTGCACGCCTACACCAACGACCAACGCATCCTCGATCTGCCCCACGAAGATCTGCGCCGCGCGCGCGCCGCCGCGCTGTCGATGATCCCGACCACGACCGGTGCAGCTAAGGCCGTCGGCGAAGTACTCCCCGAACTCAAGGGTAAGCTCGACGGCATGGCCATCCGCGTACCGACGCCCAACGTCTCGGTGGTCGACCTCAGCGCCGAGTTGAACAAGCCGGCCAGCGAGGCCGAAATCAACACCGCAATGCAGCAGGCGGCCGCTGGCCCGCTCAAGGGCGTGCTCCAGTATTGCGACGAGCCGCTGGTGTCGATCGATTTCAACGGCAACCCGCACTCGTCGATCTTCGACGCGCTGTCGACCAAGGTCATGGACGGCAACTTCATCAAGGTCCTGTCCTGGTACGACAACGAGTGGGGCTTCTCGCGCCGCATGTGCGACGTGGCGCGCTTGATCGGATCATCGCTGTAG
- the tolQ gene encoding protein TolQ, whose product MVSMITGAGAVVQFVLYILISFSVISWGILFYKLRQVRTARRQSERFIEMFWDTKNLTNIHTASQEMKQSPVAQVFRAGYQELVRLTRAKREAPRGEGLTTELGGIDNVERAMKRATNQELTQLERALTFLATTASSTPFIGLFGTVWGIMNAFRGLSTTQSSSIQAVAPGISEALIATAVGLFAAIPALIGYNYFARQIRVLHADMENFASEFLNIAERHFLK is encoded by the coding sequence ATGGTGTCGATGATCACCGGCGCCGGCGCGGTCGTCCAATTCGTCCTCTACATTCTGATCAGCTTCTCGGTGATTAGCTGGGGCATCTTGTTCTACAAGCTGCGTCAAGTGCGCACCGCCCGACGGCAGTCGGAGCGCTTTATCGAGATGTTCTGGGACACCAAGAACCTCACCAACATTCACACCGCGAGTCAGGAGATGAAGCAGAGCCCGGTGGCGCAGGTGTTTCGCGCCGGCTACCAGGAACTCGTCCGTCTCACGCGCGCCAAACGCGAGGCCCCGCGCGGCGAAGGCCTCACCACCGAGCTGGGTGGCATCGACAACGTCGAGCGCGCGATGAAGCGCGCCACCAATCAGGAGCTGACGCAGCTCGAGCGCGCGCTCACGTTTCTCGCCACCACCGCCAGCAGCACGCCCTTCATTGGATTGTTCGGGACCGTGTGGGGCATCATGAACGCGTTTCGCGGTCTCAGCACGACGCAGTCGTCGAGCATTCAAGCCGTCGCGCCCGGCATCTCCGAAGCGCTGATCGCGACGGCGGTGGGACTGTTCGCGGCCATCCCCGCGCTGATCGGCTACAACTACTTCGCCCGGCAGATCCGGGTCCTGCACGCTGACATGGAGAACTTCGCGTCCGAATTTTTGAACATCGCCGAACGTCACTTCCTCAAGTAG
- a CDS encoding triose-phosphate isomerase, whose translation MHASRRPLIAGNWKMFCTRAEAVALVDGLKAAVKGLTDREVLVAPPFTALVPVATAVQGSPILLAGQNLHWEDTGAFTGEVSGPMLRDAGCTHVIIGHSERRQFFGDTDESVNKKIGAARKHGLTPIVCVGEVLAEREAGQTLAVIERQISGALKGLTADAIGSLVFAYEPVWAIGTGKVATPEQAQEVHAAIRGMLHRIGAAAAAARVLYGGSVKPDNVDGLMREPDIDGALVGGASLKVESFARIVRYEV comes from the coding sequence ATGCACGCTTCACGTCGCCCGCTGATCGCGGGCAATTGGAAAATGTTTTGCACGCGCGCCGAAGCGGTGGCGTTGGTCGACGGCCTCAAGGCTGCGGTGAAGGGGCTCACGGACCGCGAGGTGCTGGTGGCCCCACCATTCACCGCGCTGGTCCCGGTTGCCACCGCCGTGCAAGGCAGTCCGATCTTGCTCGCCGGACAGAATCTCCATTGGGAAGACACCGGCGCGTTCACCGGCGAAGTGTCCGGCCCCATGCTGCGCGATGCGGGGTGCACGCATGTGATCATCGGCCATTCCGAGCGGCGCCAGTTCTTCGGCGACACCGACGAGAGCGTGAACAAGAAAATCGGCGCCGCGCGCAAGCACGGACTGACGCCGATCGTGTGTGTCGGTGAAGTGCTCGCCGAGCGTGAGGCTGGCCAGACGTTGGCGGTGATTGAACGCCAGATCAGCGGTGCGTTGAAGGGGCTGACGGCCGATGCTATAGGCTCGCTCGTCTTCGCGTACGAACCGGTGTGGGCGATCGGAACCGGCAAGGTTGCCACCCCTGAGCAAGCGCAGGAGGTGCACGCTGCGATCCGGGGGATGTTGCACCGCATTGGGGCTGCCGCGGCAGCGGCGCGCGTGTTGTACGGCGGCAGCGTGAAACCGGACAATGTCGATGGCTTGATGCGAGAGCCCGACATCGACGGGGCCCTGGTGGGTGGCGCCAGCTTGAAAGTCGAATCGTTCGCGCGCATTGTGCGCTATGAGGTTTGA
- a CDS encoding biopolymer transporter ExbD, with translation MLVLLVIFMVTAPILQQGVSINLPKVKAAALTGEEQQLVVAIDPKGQVYLNDVVMKEVDLTPKLQAILKERPDRQVFLRADQNVRYGVVAHVIATIKGAGVERLGMVTEPPAEQR, from the coding sequence ATGCTGGTGCTGCTGGTGATCTTCATGGTGACGGCACCGATTCTGCAGCAAGGCGTCAGCATCAACCTTCCTAAGGTCAAAGCCGCGGCACTCACCGGCGAAGAGCAGCAACTCGTGGTTGCGATCGATCCGAAGGGACAGGTGTACCTCAACGACGTGGTGATGAAGGAAGTTGACCTCACGCCGAAGCTGCAAGCGATCTTGAAGGAGCGGCCGGATCGGCAAGTGTTTCTGCGCGCGGATCAGAACGTGCGCTACGGAGTCGTTGCGCATGTGATCGCGACCATCAAAGGTGCCGGGGTGGAGCGGTTGGGAATGGTAACCGAACCTCCAGCCGAACAGCGGTGA
- a CDS encoding phosphoglycerate kinase, translating to MTRIDQLHLSGKRVFIRVDFNVPLKDGSITDATRIEAALSTIRYAREHGAKVILASHLGRPNGKSNPALTLAPAADTLAKLLGAPVPLAGDCVGAAVEAQVNALTNGSVLMLENLRFHPEEEQNDPAFSQALARLADVYINDAFGTAHRAHASTAGMVRLVRERAAGFLLQKECAYLGKVLANPDRPLVAILGGAKVSDKIQVIANLIDKVDTLLIGGGMAYTFLRAQGLPIGKSLLEAEHVKLATELLAKAKARGVGLLLPTDHVVATEPKVGVIATTATEIPADKMALDIGSETIASFRAVIATARMVVWNGPLGVFEIPPFNAGTLAIANALADSSATTIVGGGDSVAAVMQSGRAKDITHISTGGGASLEFLEGETLPGLAALED from the coding sequence ATGACCCGCATTGACCAATTGCATCTGAGCGGCAAGCGGGTGTTCATCCGCGTCGACTTCAACGTGCCCCTGAAGGACGGCTCGATCACCGACGCCACGCGTATCGAGGCGGCGTTGTCGACCATCCGTTACGCGCGCGAGCACGGCGCGAAGGTGATTCTCGCATCGCACCTCGGTCGCCCCAATGGTAAGTCGAATCCAGCGCTGACCCTCGCGCCTGCAGCCGACACACTCGCCAAGCTGCTCGGGGCACCAGTGCCTCTGGCCGGCGACTGCGTCGGCGCGGCCGTCGAAGCTCAAGTCAACGCACTGACGAATGGCAGCGTGCTCATGCTCGAGAACCTGCGCTTCCACCCCGAAGAGGAGCAGAACGATCCGGCATTCTCGCAGGCGCTGGCGCGCTTGGCCGACGTGTACATCAACGACGCATTCGGCACTGCCCATCGAGCGCATGCATCGACCGCAGGGATGGTGCGGCTCGTGCGAGAACGCGCTGCCGGCTTCCTCTTGCAGAAGGAGTGCGCATATCTCGGAAAAGTCCTGGCCAACCCCGATCGGCCGCTGGTGGCGATCCTCGGCGGCGCCAAGGTGTCGGACAAGATTCAGGTCATCGCAAATCTGATCGACAAGGTGGATACACTGCTGATCGGCGGCGGCATGGCGTACACGTTCCTTCGTGCGCAGGGATTGCCGATCGGCAAGTCGTTGCTCGAAGCCGAGCACGTCAAGCTGGCAACCGAGTTGTTGGCGAAAGCCAAGGCACGCGGTGTGGGTCTGCTGCTGCCAACCGATCACGTCGTCGCAACCGAACCCAAGGTCGGGGTGATCGCGACGACGGCGACAGAAATCCCCGCCGACAAGATGGCCCTCGACATCGGATCCGAAACTATCGCGAGCTTTCGCGCCGTGATCGCCACTGCGCGCATGGTGGTGTGGAACGGACCGCTCGGCGTCTTCGAAATACCGCCGTTCAACGCCGGCACGCTCGCCATCGCCAACGCGCTCGCCGATTCCAGCGCCACCACCATCGTCGGTGGCGGCGACTCGGTCGCGGCGGTGATGCAATCGGGCCGCGCCAAGGATATCACCCACATCTCCACCGGCGGCGGTGCCTCGTTGGAATTTCTCGAAGGCGAAACGCTGCCCGGTCTTGCCGCGCTGGAGGACTAG
- the secG gene encoding preprotein translocase subunit SecG → MATVVTIIHILACIFLVLVVLLQTGKGADMGAVFGGSSSTIFGSSGAGNFLTRLTAVMAAVFMITSLTLTYMSARRVSSTIFDSAPLPASAPAEIPGGAPPPGAPAPAPAAEGEAAPAPQAAAPAAEAPAPAPQAAAEVPAAPAAAPQEAPAAN, encoded by the coding sequence ATGGCAACTGTAGTCACGATCATTCACATACTGGCGTGCATCTTTCTGGTGCTCGTCGTGCTGTTGCAAACCGGCAAGGGTGCCGACATGGGGGCCGTGTTCGGCGGCAGCAGCTCGACGATCTTCGGCAGCAGCGGGGCGGGCAACTTCCTCACCCGTCTCACTGCCGTGATGGCGGCGGTGTTCATGATCACCTCGCTGACGCTGACCTACATGTCGGCACGGCGAGTGAGTTCGACAATTTTTGATTCGGCGCCGTTGCCGGCCAGCGCGCCGGCCGAGATTCCAGGTGGCGCTCCGCCTCCGGGGGCACCCGCGCCCGCGCCGGCCGCGGAAGGCGAAGCCGCACCGGCACCACAGGCCGCCGCACCTGCAGCCGAAGCCCCGGCTCCAGCACCACAAGCCGCTGCCGAGGTGCCCGCAGCACCAGCGGCCGCACCGCAAGAAGCACCGGCGGCGAACTAG